The following are from one region of the Trichoderma breve strain T069 chromosome 5, whole genome shotgun sequence genome:
- a CDS encoding PAPA-1-like conserved region domain-containing protein: MSSRPRRSAAAKAKEVISVHARWADTSEKEDSDIKMSSRRTGRAGGASASRDTASSPEETHLSVTVKLPNSRSTRGGNRRADPFEGGEIVHGKRNRGGKKSYVIDSSPDDEEEEEEEEEVVVEDDDEDDEEEDDDDEEDTRADEDDEMEELGDEDAEGEDEMEVDAEGEEDADGDIDMAPKPVGRPSAKNSRITKSRPTVKVTSSRVNRDEDEDEDEEDEDDDDELSDPADSDIGDDTIVYGNQDMEDEDAEGEEIEVAGDEEEVEEDDEIAMQQEANGDSELDSEEGSRAETPDLAKMTKRQRARFEDIPQEFMKLPDEIQVKKVFTAEELSMRRQEMARRRRNLSEKRNEEVKMETINKLLKKQAPKINRKAAAADAQDQDSQKANPVFIRWVSNKSGNRVAVPEEIIEGPAGAVFGDKGKPSLGKPVVEVA; this comes from the exons ATGTCCTCACGTCCGCGGCGTTCGGCCGCTGCAAAGGCCAAAGAAGTGATTTCCGTCCACGCCAGATGGGCTGACACAAGCGAAAAGGAAGACTCAGATATCAAAATGTCCTCGCGACGGACGGGACGTGCCGGTGGCGCATCGGCCTCGCGCGATACAGCTTCATCGCCAGAAGAGACGCATCTTAGCGTTACAGTCAAGCTCCCCAACAGTAGGTCTACCAGGGGAGGCAATCGCCGGGCCGACCCATTTGAAGGCGGCGAGATTGTGCACGGGAAGCGCAACCGCGGCGGGAAAAAGAGCTATGTCATAGATTCAAGCCctgatgacgaagaagaggaggaagaggaggaagaagtagtagtagaagatgacgacgaggatgacgaggaggaggatgacgacgacgaagaggacaCCAGagcagacgaggatgacgaaaTGGAAGAGCtcggtgatgaagatgctgaaggtgaagatgaaatggaagttgatgccgagggcgaagaagatgcagatggcGACATTGACATGGCCCCGAAGCCTGTTGGCCGCCCCTCAGCAAAGAATTCGAGGATTACCAAGTCGAGACCCACGGTGAAGGTTACCTCATCCAGGGTGAACcgggatgaagatgaagatgaagacgaggaagatgaagatgatgatgacgagcttAGCGATCCGGCAGACAGCGACATAGGCGATGATACCATTGTTTATGGCAACCAGgacatggaagatgaagatgccgaaggagaagaaatcgaAGTCgctggagatgaggaggaggttgaggaagacgatgaaatTGCCATGCAACAAGAGGCCAATGGCGATTCGGAGCTCGATAGCGAAGAAGGCAGCCGGGCTGAAACGCCAGACCTCGCCAAAATGACCAAAAGGCAGAGGGCTCGGTTTGAGGATATACCTCAAGAATTTATGAAGTTGCCTGATG AAATCCAAGTCAAGAAAGTATTTACGGCGGAAGAATTATCCATGCGCCGCCAAGAAATGGCTAGACGGCGACGCAACCTTAGTGAGAAGCGTAATGAAGAAGTCAAG ATGGAGACTatcaacaagcttctcaagaagcagGCCCCAAAGATCAACCGTAAAGCAGCCGCTGCCGATGCACAGGACCAGGACTCTCAAAAAGCCAACCCTGTTTTCATTCGCTGGGTTAGCAACAAGAGTGGTAACCGGGTTGCCGTTCCAGAAGAGATCATTGAAGGGCCTGCCGGTGCCGTGTTTGGAGACAAGGGCAAGCCATCATTGGGGAAGCCAGTAGTGGAAGTGGCCTAA